Proteins encoded together in one Aurantiacibacter aquimixticola window:
- the pdhA gene encoding pyruvate dehydrogenase (acetyl-transferring) E1 component subunit alpha, with protein MAKASTPAKSKRAPAKKNAKPEAAPDDFALKSLQESLEKEGRFDASEEQLLHFYEQMLLIRRFEEKAGQLYGLGLIGGFCHLYIGQEAVAIGLQSALDNDVDSVITGYRDHGHMLAYGIDPKVIMAELTGRAAGISKGKGGSMHMFSTEHKFYGGHGIVGAQVALGGGLALAHQYNEDGGLCLAYFGDGAANQGQVYETMNMAALWNLPMVFVVENNQYAMGTAVKRSSAETEFYRRGAAFRIPGMDVDGMDVLAVRQAAEIAFKHVRDGNGPVLMECNTYRYRGHSMSDPAKYRTREEVQGQRDNNDPIERVKKDLGKAGIDEDRLKEIDKAIRATVSDAAEFAESSPEPEAAELYTDVLVDTY; from the coding sequence TTGGCCAAAGCCTCCACTCCCGCGAAGAGCAAGCGCGCACCGGCGAAAAAGAATGCCAAGCCGGAAGCGGCGCCGGACGATTTTGCGCTGAAGAGCCTGCAGGAATCGCTGGAGAAGGAAGGCCGGTTCGACGCCAGCGAAGAGCAGCTGCTGCATTTTTACGAGCAGATGCTGCTTATCCGCCGGTTCGAGGAAAAGGCGGGCCAGCTCTACGGCCTCGGCCTGATCGGCGGTTTCTGCCACCTCTACATCGGGCAGGAAGCGGTCGCCATCGGATTGCAGAGCGCGCTGGACAATGACGTCGACAGCGTGATTACCGGCTATCGCGATCACGGCCACATGCTCGCCTATGGCATCGATCCCAAGGTCATCATGGCCGAGTTGACGGGCCGCGCCGCCGGTATTTCGAAGGGCAAGGGCGGCTCGATGCACATGTTCAGCACTGAGCATAAATTCTACGGCGGCCACGGCATCGTCGGCGCACAGGTCGCCTTGGGCGGCGGGCTCGCGCTCGCCCATCAGTACAACGAAGATGGCGGGCTGTGCCTCGCCTATTTCGGAGACGGCGCGGCGAACCAGGGCCAGGTCTACGAGACGATGAACATGGCGGCATTGTGGAACCTGCCGATGGTGTTCGTGGTCGAGAACAATCAATACGCCATGGGCACGGCGGTCAAGCGCTCCAGCGCAGAGACCGAATTCTATCGCCGCGGCGCGGCCTTCCGCATTCCCGGCATGGACGTGGATGGCATGGACGTGCTCGCCGTGCGCCAGGCCGCGGAAATCGCTTTCAAGCATGTGCGCGATGGCAACGGCCCGGTGCTGATGGAGTGCAATACATACCGCTATCGCGGGCATTCCATGTCCGACCCGGCGAAGTATCGTACGCGCGAGGAAGTTCAGGGCCAGCGCGACAATAACGATCCGATCGAGCGGGTGAAGAAGGATCTCGGCAAGGCCGGTATCGACGAGGACAGGCTCAAGGAAATCGACAAGGCGATCCGCGCAACCGTCTCCGACGCGGCCGAATTCGCGGAAAGCTCGCCCGAGCCGGAAGCCGCAGAGCTCTATACCGACGTCCTCGTGGACACCTATTGA
- the tpiA gene encoding triose-phosphate isomerase, producing the protein MSARPYIVGNWKMHGTRAMLSEARAIDRAAERLIKVEVAIAPPFTLIHATRKEAELIAIGAQDCHPADGGAHTGDISAAMAKDAGATFTIVGHSERRANHGETDALVKEKAHAVLDAGMTAIVCVGETEAERDAGKAQDVVSGQLQGSLPTGDDVADKVTVAYEPVWAIGTGRTPTPDDIAAMHSHIRSKLVEIYGEAGSEVRILYGGSVNPDNAAELLAADEVGGALVGGASLTAESFLGIIVAAAERAD; encoded by the coding sequence ATGAGCGCTCGTCCTTACATCGTCGGGAACTGGAAGATGCACGGCACGCGGGCCATGCTGTCCGAAGCACGCGCTATCGATCGCGCGGCGGAGCGGCTGATCAAGGTGGAGGTTGCCATCGCGCCGCCCTTCACGCTGATTCACGCAACGCGCAAGGAAGCGGAACTGATCGCTATCGGAGCGCAGGATTGCCATCCAGCCGATGGCGGGGCGCATACGGGCGACATTTCCGCGGCAATGGCCAAGGACGCCGGCGCCACTTTCACCATCGTCGGTCACAGCGAACGCCGTGCCAACCACGGGGAAACGGATGCGCTGGTGAAGGAAAAGGCACACGCGGTGCTCGACGCCGGAATGACCGCCATTGTCTGCGTCGGCGAAACGGAGGCGGAGCGCGATGCGGGCAAGGCGCAGGACGTCGTCTCGGGCCAGTTGCAGGGCTCTCTCCCCACGGGTGACGATGTAGCCGATAAGGTGACCGTCGCGTATGAGCCTGTCTGGGCCATCGGTACCGGCCGCACGCCGACGCCGGACGATATCGCTGCGATGCACAGCCACATCCGCTCCAAGCTTGTGGAAATCTATGGCGAGGCGGGCAGCGAAGTTCGTATTCTGTATGGCGGATCGGTCAATCCGGACAACGCCGCCGAATTGCTGGCTGCGGATGAAGTGGGCGGCGCGCTCGTCGGCGGCGCGAGCCTGACGGCGGAGAGCTTCCTCGGCATCATCGTCGCCGCAGCAGAACGCGCGGACTAG
- a CDS encoding carbon-nitrogen hydrolase family protein, giving the protein MTRKIALLQMTSGVDPAANADAICAAAREAAGQGAAMLFTPEMAGLLDRDRARAANSVVPESDSEVPVLVGEAAREAGIWITLGLPVAREDGRWANRTLLFDDSGEVAARYDKIHMFDVDLAGGESWRESNAYAPGEEVVTTEQTPLGRVGLATCYDIRFPALFEKLGRLWCDAIAIPAAFTVPTGRAHWHLLQRARAVEASAFVIAAAQVGEHEDGRRTYGHSLVVDPWGEVLLDMGGDEPGLGFCDLDLARIAEVRRQLPSLANRRDIPTSRAP; this is encoded by the coding sequence ATGACACGGAAGATCGCGCTGCTGCAGATGACGTCGGGTGTGGACCCGGCGGCCAATGCGGATGCGATCTGCGCTGCGGCGCGAGAAGCGGCCGGGCAGGGCGCCGCGATGCTTTTCACACCGGAAATGGCTGGATTGCTGGACCGGGACAGGGCGAGGGCAGCGAACAGTGTGGTGCCGGAAAGCGACAGCGAGGTGCCGGTATTGGTCGGCGAGGCTGCGCGAGAGGCCGGTATCTGGATTACGCTCGGCCTCCCCGTTGCGCGCGAGGACGGTCGCTGGGCAAACCGCACGCTGCTGTTCGATGACAGCGGCGAGGTCGCGGCGCGTTACGACAAGATCCACATGTTCGATGTCGATCTGGCAGGCGGTGAAAGTTGGCGGGAAAGCAATGCCTATGCGCCCGGCGAAGAGGTGGTGACGACGGAGCAGACGCCGCTCGGTCGCGTGGGCCTGGCAACCTGCTACGATATCCGCTTTCCCGCTCTGTTCGAGAAGCTTGGCCGACTTTGGTGCGACGCCATCGCCATTCCCGCTGCCTTTACCGTCCCGACGGGCCGGGCGCATTGGCACCTCCTGCAACGGGCAAGGGCGGTGGAGGCGAGCGCGTTCGTGATTGCTGCCGCGCAAGTCGGCGAGCATGAGGACGGCCGGCGAACCTATGGGCACTCCCTTGTGGTCGATCCGTGGGGCGAAGTGCTGCTCGACATGGGCGGTGACGAGCCCGGCCTAGGCTTTTGCGATCTGGACTTGGCGCGAATTGCGGAAGTCCGCCGGCAGTTGCCCAGCCTTGCCAACAGGCGCGATATCCCTACATCGCGCGCACCATGA
- a CDS encoding FtsB family cell division protein, protein MNGIVTRRDVVRERVGNAAALLVLILIAMLALIGPNGLLAWSDQSAQLDAHHARIAALQEERAVLENRVALLDPDSVDPDLATELVRRDLNVVHRDEVIVELDPVD, encoded by the coding sequence ATGAACGGGATCGTGACTCGGCGGGATGTGGTGCGTGAACGCGTCGGCAACGCCGCTGCGCTGCTCGTGCTGATCCTGATCGCGATGCTGGCACTGATCGGCCCCAACGGGTTGCTTGCCTGGAGCGATCAGTCCGCACAACTCGACGCGCATCATGCGCGCATCGCGGCTTTGCAGGAAGAGCGCGCCGTGCTGGAGAACCGCGTGGCTCTGCTCGATCCCGACAGTGTCGATCCCGATCTCGCAACCGAGCTCGTGCGCCGCGATTTGAATGTCGTCCACCGCGACGAGGTGATCGTCGAGCTCGATCCGGTCGACTGA
- a CDS encoding DUF1178 family protein, with product MIVFDLVCDQGHRFEGWFGSSDQFAAQRDGGLLACPTCGSDVVTKAPMAPAVPKKGSQQAVSPATASTNEERPVSNAPMPKEVVEALGKLAEAQKKALANSEYVGKQFAEQSRAMHYGEKDHAPIHGEASAKEAKNLINEGVQVAPLPFPVAPPEELN from the coding sequence ATGATCGTCTTCGACCTCGTTTGTGACCAGGGCCACCGTTTCGAGGGCTGGTTTGGTTCGTCCGACCAGTTTGCCGCGCAGCGCGATGGCGGCCTGCTCGCCTGTCCTACCTGCGGATCGGATGTTGTGACGAAGGCACCGATGGCGCCCGCGGTGCCGAAGAAGGGCAGCCAGCAGGCTGTTTCGCCAGCAACCGCGTCCACGAATGAGGAGCGCCCGGTCAGCAATGCGCCCATGCCCAAGGAGGTTGTCGAGGCGCTGGGCAAACTTGCCGAGGCCCAGAAGAAGGCGCTGGCGAACAGCGAATATGTCGGCAAGCAGTTCGCAGAACAGTCCCGCGCCATGCATTATGGCGAGAAGGACCACGCGCCTATCCACGGAGAGGCGAGCGCGAAGGAAGCGAAAAATCTGATCAATGAGGGCGTCCAGGTTGCACCCCTGCCATTTCCGGTTGCGCCGCCCGAAGAACTGAACTGA
- a CDS encoding Hsp20 family protein gives MNRFDLTPYRRSTVGFDRLFDLLENNARASSGDNYPPFNIERRDEDAYRITIAVAGFSPADLDITAQQNLLTVQGKKCDEAIDGEMLHVGIANRGFERRFELADYVRVENADLKDGLLIIDLVREVPDAMKPKKIKLGGNTLEVVDGDKKDADVA, from the coding sequence ATGAACCGTTTCGATCTCACTCCCTATCGCCGCTCGACCGTTGGCTTCGACCGTCTTTTCGACCTGCTCGAAAACAATGCGCGGGCCAGTTCCGGTGATAATTACCCGCCGTTCAATATCGAACGCCGCGACGAAGATGCCTACCGCATCACGATCGCCGTTGCCGGCTTCAGCCCGGCCGATCTGGACATCACCGCGCAGCAGAACCTGCTGACCGTGCAGGGGAAGAAGTGCGATGAGGCCATCGATGGCGAGATGCTGCATGTCGGCATCGCCAATCGCGGGTTCGAGCGTCGCTTCGAGCTGGCCGACTATGTCCGCGTCGAAAACGCCGACCTCAAGGATGGCCTGCTTATCATCGACTTGGTGCGTGAAGTGCCCGACGCGATGAAGCCCAAGAAGATTAAGCTGGGCGGCAATACGCTCGAAGTGGTCGATGGCGACAAGAAGGACGCCGACGTCGCCTAA
- the secG gene encoding preprotein translocase subunit SecG produces MFTFLIVIQAIVAATLVILVLMQRSEGGGLGIGGGGSPGGLMSARGAADFLTRATKWSAILFVALAIVLAALAVDVSSPTTLDDTLDRSTSSQDIGGDDPLIPGDPGLDGEAPVDSIPDADADPLADVAE; encoded by the coding sequence ATGTTCACCTTTCTCATCGTCATTCAGGCCATCGTGGCCGCAACGCTCGTCATCCTGGTGCTCATGCAGCGCTCCGAAGGTGGCGGCCTTGGTATCGGCGGCGGGGGGAGCCCCGGCGGTTTGATGTCGGCGCGCGGCGCGGCGGACTTCCTGACCCGCGCGACGAAGTGGTCCGCGATCCTGTTCGTGGCCTTGGCCATCGTCCTTGCTGCGCTTGCCGTTGACGTATCGAGCCCGACCACGCTCGACGACACGCTTGATCGCTCGACATCGTCGCAGGACATTGGCGGTGACGATCCGCTGATCCCGGGTGATCCCGGCCTCGACGGAGAGGCGCCCGTCGATTCGATCCCCGATGCGGATGCCGATCCGCTCGCCGACGTCGCCGAGTAA
- the grxC gene encoding glutaredoxin 3, which produces MSEAKIEIYTKAWCGFCSRAKRLLDDKGVAYTEYDIGMEPARRAEMVERKPGAMTVPQIFIDDTAIGGSDDLAALDREGRLDPLLGL; this is translated from the coding sequence GTGAGCGAAGCAAAGATCGAAATCTACACGAAGGCTTGGTGCGGCTTTTGCTCGCGCGCGAAACGCCTGCTCGACGATAAGGGCGTAGCGTACACAGAATACGATATCGGCATGGAGCCTGCGAGGCGCGCGGAAATGGTCGAGCGCAAGCCCGGCGCGATGACGGTGCCGCAGATCTTTATCGACGATACGGCGATCGGCGGATCGGACGATCTCGCCGCGCTCGATCGCGAAGGCCGGCTGGATCCCCTGCTGGGGCTATGA
- a CDS encoding TadE/TadG family type IV pilus assembly protein gives MIIHFIKRMLKCCEAVAMVEFALVFPLLLLTIFGGVELANYAVAHNRINQMAMTVADNAGRIPVAVDEANIYEVFAGVEVIGEPLDFEKRGRVVLSSLHENREKDSRKGQMIGWQRCWGDLDISSAYAEENDGKSDASLKDGLGASGNRITAAPDTAVMFAEVTYLYKPIVSAFWSGPAEIRHESAFNVRGRVNQSISNGNRLDVMRCN, from the coding sequence ATGATCATTCACTTTATCAAGAGAATGCTTAAGTGTTGCGAAGCGGTGGCGATGGTCGAGTTCGCCCTAGTCTTTCCTTTGCTTTTGCTAACGATCTTTGGCGGAGTTGAACTGGCGAACTACGCCGTCGCACACAATCGCATCAACCAGATGGCAATGACCGTCGCGGACAATGCAGGTCGCATCCCGGTTGCCGTGGATGAAGCCAACATCTACGAGGTTTTCGCAGGCGTGGAAGTGATTGGAGAACCGCTTGACTTCGAGAAACGAGGGCGGGTCGTCCTGTCGTCTTTACACGAAAACCGCGAAAAGGACTCAAGAAAAGGTCAGATGATTGGTTGGCAGCGTTGCTGGGGTGACCTCGACATAAGCTCTGCTTACGCCGAAGAAAACGACGGGAAAAGCGACGCCAGTTTAAAGGACGGGTTGGGCGCTTCAGGTAATCGCATCACGGCCGCGCCCGATACGGCGGTGATGTTTGCCGAGGTGACCTATCTTTACAAGCCTATCGTATCGGCGTTCTGGTCTGGTCCCGCGGAAATTAGGCACGAAAGCGCCTTCAATGTGCGTGGCCGCGTCAATCAATCGATAAGCAACGGCAACAGGCTGGATGTCATGCGCTGCAACTGA
- a CDS encoding pyruvate dehydrogenase complex E1 component subunit beta, producing the protein MAIELKMPALSPTMEEGTLAKWLVKEGDTVSAGDVLAEIETDKATMEFESIDEGTVGKILIEEGTEEVKVGTVIAILAGEGEDASDIDTPVNAEQVDNVPGEGKDVGRPDSSGGGSEAAIAEKPQPKARAEDPDIPAGTNMVKLTVREALRDAMAEEMRRDERVFVMGEEVAEYQGAYKVTQGLLDEFGPKRVIDTPITEYGFAGIGAGAAMGGLRPIVEFMTFNFAMQAIDHVINSAAKTNYMSGGQMRCPVVFRGPNGAASRVGAQHSQNYGPWYASVPGLIVIAPYDSQDAKGLLKAAIRSEDPVVFLENELVYGQNFEVAQLDDHVLPIGKARTMREGTDVTIVSYSIAVGVALDAAEELAEQGIDAEVIDLRTLRPLDTEAILTSLAKTNRLVIAEEGWPTCSIASEVISVCMEDGFDHLDAPVLRVCNEDVPLPYAANLEKLALIDKDRVVDAVMKVCYRS; encoded by the coding sequence ATGGCCATCGAACTCAAAATGCCCGCTCTCTCGCCCACGATGGAAGAGGGCACTCTCGCCAAATGGCTGGTGAAGGAGGGCGACACCGTTTCCGCCGGCGACGTTCTGGCCGAGATCGAGACCGACAAGGCGACGATGGAATTCGAGTCCATCGATGAAGGTACGGTCGGCAAGATCCTGATTGAGGAAGGCACCGAGGAGGTGAAAGTCGGCACCGTCATCGCCATCCTGGCGGGCGAGGGTGAGGATGCCTCCGACATCGATACGCCGGTGAATGCCGAGCAGGTGGATAATGTACCGGGCGAGGGCAAGGATGTCGGTCGCCCGGATAGCTCAGGCGGCGGCAGCGAGGCAGCGATTGCCGAAAAGCCGCAGCCCAAGGCCCGGGCGGAGGATCCGGACATTCCTGCCGGCACCAACATGGTCAAGCTGACCGTGCGCGAGGCGCTGCGCGATGCGATGGCCGAGGAAATGCGCCGCGATGAGCGTGTCTTCGTGATGGGCGAGGAGGTCGCCGAGTATCAGGGCGCCTACAAGGTGACGCAGGGCCTGCTCGATGAATTCGGACCCAAGCGCGTGATCGACACGCCGATCACCGAATATGGTTTCGCCGGTATCGGCGCGGGTGCGGCGATGGGCGGCCTTCGCCCCATCGTCGAATTCATGACCTTCAACTTCGCCATGCAGGCGATCGATCACGTCATCAACTCTGCCGCCAAGACCAATTACATGTCCGGCGGCCAGATGCGCTGCCCGGTCGTGTTCCGCGGGCCTAACGGAGCGGCAAGCCGCGTCGGCGCGCAGCACAGCCAGAATTACGGGCCGTGGTATGCCAGCGTGCCGGGGCTGATCGTGATCGCGCCCTATGACAGCCAAGATGCCAAGGGCCTGCTTAAGGCTGCGATCCGCAGCGAGGACCCGGTTGTCTTCCTCGAAAACGAGCTCGTCTACGGGCAGAATTTCGAAGTGGCGCAATTGGACGATCATGTCCTGCCCATCGGAAAGGCGCGCACCATGCGCGAAGGTACGGACGTGACGATCGTGTCCTACTCCATCGCCGTCGGCGTGGCGCTGGACGCTGCGGAGGAACTGGCGGAGCAGGGCATCGATGCCGAAGTGATCGACCTTCGAACGCTACGCCCGCTCGATACCGAGGCAATCCTAACCTCGCTTGCCAAGACAAATCGACTCGTCATCGCCGAGGAAGGCTGGCCGACCTGCTCGATCGCTTCGGAAGTGATTTCGGTCTGCATGGAGGACGGCTTCGACCATCTCGATGCACCGGTGCTGCGCGTCTGCAACGAAGACGTGCCGCTTCCTTACGCGGCGAACCTGGAAAAGCTGGCCCTGATCGACAAGGACCGTGTCGTCGATGCCGTGATGAAAGTGTGCTACCGAAGTTAA
- a CDS encoding CTP synthase, which translates to MARYIFITGGVVSSLGKGLMAASLAALLQARGYKVRIRKFDPYLNVDPGTMSPYQHGEVYVTDDGAETDLDLGHYERFTGVSAHQNDNITSGRVYRDIIAKERRGDYLGATVQVIPHVTDAIKDFALADQGDHDFILCEIGGTVGDIESLPFIEAIRQLRNELEPEQTCLVHVTLVPYISAAGELKTKPTQHSVRELTSLGVQPNVLLCRCEHPLPESERRKIALFCNVRREAVIPALDATSIYAVPQQYHDAGLDSEVLRHFGMLGTSNTPDMARWDDVVDRYEHPEGEVTIGVVGKYVGLPDAYKSLNEALVHGGMANRAKVNIRWIDAELFEKDDADITAELEPLHGILVPGGFGDRGSEGKIASVRFAREHNVPFFGICLGMQMACIEGARSHGVTTASSTEFGETKEPVVGIITEWMSEEGLQQRSAETDLGGTMRLGAYPAKLAGNSHISRIYGGADEISERHRHRYEVNSAYIDRLEDGGLIFSGMSPDGLLPEIVERPDHPWFVGVQFHPELKSRPFEPHPLFSGFVAAALKQSRLV; encoded by the coding sequence ATGGCGCGGTATATTTTCATCACCGGCGGCGTGGTCTCCTCGCTCGGCAAAGGTCTCATGGCGGCATCGCTCGCAGCGCTGTTGCAGGCGCGCGGCTACAAAGTCCGCATTCGCAAGTTTGACCCCTATCTAAACGTCGATCCGGGCACGATGAGCCCGTATCAGCATGGCGAGGTCTACGTTACCGATGATGGGGCCGAGACGGATCTCGATCTCGGCCATTATGAACGCTTCACCGGCGTATCTGCGCATCAGAACGACAATATCACGTCGGGCCGTGTCTATCGCGACATTATCGCCAAGGAACGCCGCGGGGACTATCTCGGAGCGACGGTGCAGGTTATTCCGCATGTCACCGACGCGATCAAGGATTTTGCACTGGCGGATCAGGGCGATCACGATTTCATCCTGTGCGAGATCGGCGGCACGGTCGGCGATATCGAGAGCCTGCCTTTTATCGAGGCGATCCGTCAGCTGCGCAACGAGCTAGAGCCGGAGCAGACTTGCCTCGTCCACGTGACGCTGGTGCCATACATTTCCGCTGCCGGAGAGCTGAAGACCAAGCCCACGCAACATTCCGTCCGTGAGCTGACCAGCCTGGGCGTACAACCCAATGTGTTGCTCTGTCGCTGCGAGCATCCGTTGCCCGAAAGCGAGCGCCGCAAGATCGCGCTGTTCTGCAACGTAAGGCGCGAGGCGGTCATCCCGGCGCTCGATGCCACCAGCATCTATGCCGTGCCGCAACAATATCACGATGCCGGTCTCGACAGCGAAGTGCTGCGCCATTTCGGCATGCTGGGCACGTCCAACACGCCGGACATGGCGCGGTGGGACGATGTGGTGGACCGTTACGAACACCCCGAGGGCGAAGTGACGATCGGCGTTGTCGGCAAATATGTCGGCCTGCCAGACGCCTACAAATCGCTTAACGAAGCGCTGGTGCATGGCGGCATGGCGAATCGGGCAAAGGTCAATATCCGCTGGATCGACGCCGAATTGTTCGAGAAAGACGACGCCGACATTACCGCGGAGCTGGAGCCGCTTCATGGCATTTTGGTGCCTGGAGGCTTTGGCGATCGCGGCAGCGAGGGCAAGATCGCCAGCGTCCGTTTTGCAAGAGAGCACAACGTTCCCTTTTTCGGCATCTGCCTGGGCATGCAAATGGCCTGCATCGAAGGCGCGCGCAGCCATGGCGTCACCACCGCTTCCTCCACCGAATTCGGCGAAACGAAGGAGCCGGTGGTCGGCATCATTACCGAATGGATGAGCGAGGAGGGCTTGCAGCAACGCTCTGCCGAAACCGATCTCGGCGGCACGATGCGACTTGGCGCGTATCCTGCAAAACTGGCCGGAAATAGCCATATCTCGCGAATCTATGGCGGCGCGGACGAGATCTCCGAGCGGCACCGGCATCGTTATGAAGTGAATTCCGCCTATATCGACCGTCTGGAAGATGGCGGCCTGATTTTCAGTGGCATGTCGCCAGACGGGTTGCTGCCCGAGATCGTTGAGCGGCCGGATCACCCCTGGTTCGTCGGCGTGCAATTCCACCCTGAATTGAAGAGCCGCCCGTTCGAGCCGCACCCGCTGTTTTCCGGCTTTGTCGCGGCCGCTCTGAAGCAGTCGCGCCTAGTCTGA
- a CDS encoding TadE/TadG family type IV pilus assembly protein, whose protein sequence is MTAFKEKFVAMLEDETGATAVEFAMVLIPFLTIVIAGMDVAHHAFMRTQLQGALADAARRASVEDPEFIAAGDTLEDRIKNAVKDQVNIVAPKATYDIEISNFYDFSGIRNPEKLMRDNNENGVFDSWDNDCFQDLNENGQHDSDTGRAGVGGASDVAFYQVTVTVPRLFPAHAYVGVSPKITMQAEIAVRNQPYDNQREPPVVCGE, encoded by the coding sequence ATGACTGCGTTCAAAGAAAAATTCGTCGCTATGCTTGAAGACGAAACGGGCGCTACCGCTGTCGAATTCGCAATGGTTCTCATCCCATTCTTGACGATTGTCATCGCGGGCATGGACGTGGCTCACCATGCGTTCATGCGGACGCAGCTGCAAGGTGCCCTAGCTGACGCAGCCCGCCGGGCCAGTGTGGAAGACCCCGAGTTCATTGCAGCGGGCGACACTCTGGAAGATCGAATTAAAAATGCGGTGAAAGATCAGGTCAATATTGTTGCGCCAAAAGCGACATATGACATCGAAATTTCCAATTTTTATGACTTCAGCGGAATTCGAAATCCCGAAAAACTCATGCGCGACAATAATGAGAACGGCGTTTTCGATTCATGGGACAACGACTGTTTCCAGGATCTCAACGAAAACGGACAGCATGACAGCGATACGGGGCGCGCTGGCGTTGGCGGAGCAAGCGACGTTGCGTTCTATCAGGTCACGGTCACCGTGCCACGGCTTTTCCCGGCGCATGCTTATGTAGGCGTGTCTCCGAAAATAACGATGCAGGCCGAGATTGCTGTGCGCAACCAGCCGTACGATAACCAGCGCGAACCCCCGGTAGTGTGCGGAGAGTGA
- a CDS encoding DUF4440 domain-containing protein, with amino-acid sequence MAITDEALWEMEERLWTAPVDDCAAIIAEDALLVFPEAGVLDRDFAVAGMRSAPRWDAVEMTERHVSRPGKTNTVLAYRARGVRGADEPYQAYCSSTWRGADEGWTLIQHQQTKAN; translated from the coding sequence ATGGCGATCACCGATGAGGCGCTGTGGGAGATGGAGGAGCGTCTATGGACTGCCCCCGTCGACGATTGCGCCGCCATTATCGCCGAGGATGCACTGTTGGTCTTCCCCGAGGCAGGCGTGCTGGACCGCGACTTCGCCGTTGCCGGCATGCGCTCGGCCCCGCGCTGGGACGCGGTCGAAATGACCGAGCGCCACGTTTCTCGTCCCGGCAAGACCAATACCGTCCTTGCCTATCGCGCCCGCGGCGTGCGCGGCGCGGACGAACCCTATCAAGCCTATTGCTCCAGCACCTGGCGCGGAGCGGATGAAGGCTGGACGCTGATCCAGCACCAGCAGACGAAAGCGAACTGA
- the hppD gene encoding 4-hydroxyphenylpyruvate dioxygenase translates to MTDLFENPIGLDGFEFVEFCAPEKGVIEPVFEAMGFQHVADHRSKDVQLWRQGQINLILNYEPRSAAWFFAREHGPSACGMGFRVKDAVKAYDELLARGAEPVEVNTGPMELRIPAIRGIGGAIVYLIDRYADEDGKGLSIYDIDFEYREGVEKHPEGAGFNIIDHLTHNVYNGRMKYWADYYETLFNFREIRFFDIKGEYTGLTSKALTAPDGKIRIPLNEEGEGGKGQIEEFLKEFNGEGIQHIALICDDLPKAWDKLKEFGVPFMTAPPETYYEMLGERLPGHGEPVDELKMRGILLDGTTEGGQPRLLLQIFAEAQVGPVFFEFIQRKGDEGFGEGNFKALFESMERDQIKRGTLAVENADTVDA, encoded by the coding sequence ATGACTGACCTCTTCGAAAATCCCATCGGCCTCGACGGCTTCGAGTTCGTCGAATTCTGCGCTCCGGAAAAGGGCGTGATCGAACCCGTATTCGAAGCAATGGGCTTCCAGCACGTTGCCGATCACCGTTCCAAGGATGTCCAGCTATGGCGTCAGGGGCAGATCAACCTGATCCTCAATTACGAACCGCGCAGCGCCGCCTGGTTCTTCGCCCGCGAACATGGCCCATCCGCTTGCGGCATGGGCTTTCGCGTGAAGGATGCGGTCAAGGCGTATGACGAGCTGCTGGCGCGCGGTGCGGAGCCGGTCGAAGTGAACACCGGCCCGATGGAACTGCGCATTCCGGCCATCCGCGGCATTGGCGGGGCGATCGTCTACCTGATCGACCGCTACGCGGACGAGGACGGCAAGGGTCTGTCGATCTACGATATCGATTTCGAATATCGTGAAGGCGTCGAAAAGCATCCGGAAGGCGCTGGCTTCAACATAATCGATCACCTGACGCACAATGTCTATAACGGCCGGATGAAGTACTGGGCGGACTATTACGAAACGCTTTTCAACTTCCGCGAAATCCGCTTTTTCGACATCAAGGGCGAATATACCGGTCTCACGTCCAAGGCGCTGACCGCGCCGGACGGCAAGATCCGCATTCCGCTTAACGAGGAAGGTGAAGGCGGCAAGGGCCAGATCGAGGAATTCTTGAAGGAATTCAACGGCGAAGGCATTCAGCACATCGCCCTGATCTGCGACGATCTTCCCAAGGCGTGGGACAAGCTCAAGGAATTCGGCGTTCCCTTCATGACCGCGCCGCCCGAAACATATTACGAGATGCTCGGCGAGCGCCTGCCCGGCCATGGCGAGCCGGTGGACGAATTGAAGATGCGCGGCATCCTGCTCGACGGCACCACCGAAGGGGGGCAGCCCCGACTGCTCCTCCAGATTTTCGCAGAGGCGCAGGTCGGCCCCGTCTTCTTCGAATTCATCCAGCGCAAGGGCGATGAAGGCTTCGGCGAAGGCAATTTCAAGGCGCTGTTCGAAAGCATGGAACGCGATCAGATCAAGCGCGGCACCCTCGCTGTCGAGAATGCCGATACGGTCGACGCCTGA